In Marivirga salinae, a single window of DNA contains:
- a CDS encoding cation:proton antiporter: MGVLDLITLLIFLAAVFTFINVNYLKLPSTIGLMIIALVLSVLILLSGYIFPEITDLAISIVSEFDFKEVLLDVMLSFLLFAGALSINVKSLKEERWPILIFATLGVLISTFVVGFLMFYVFAFFGYEIDLIYCLLFGALISPTDPIAVLALLSDAKVSKKLEIKIAGESLFNDGIGVVTFLTILGLAQSGVENFSIGSTLGLFGVEVGGGILLGAVFGFFGLKLLEIIDNAHVELEVLVTLSLVMVSYRAAEFLHISGPLAVVVLGLFLSKEGHSAETEKATGDYVYKFWHLVDEALNAILFILIGLEIIVISKEYHPDYFLIGLCAIVVVLFARLVGVGIPVKIMERLRSFEKNTLAILTWGGLRGGISVALALSIPDDFEAKNIILSATYSVVVFSILVQGLTIKKLVPKK, translated from the coding sequence ATGGGAGTCTTAGACCTTATCACGCTTTTAATCTTTTTAGCTGCAGTTTTCACTTTTATTAATGTTAATTATTTAAAATTACCATCTACCATTGGTTTGATGATAATTGCATTAGTCCTTTCGGTTTTAATTCTATTATCTGGTTATATATTTCCTGAGATTACTGATTTGGCAATTTCCATAGTCTCAGAGTTTGACTTTAAAGAAGTTCTCCTCGATGTGATGCTGAGTTTCTTATTATTTGCAGGGGCATTATCCATTAACGTTAAAAGTCTTAAAGAAGAACGCTGGCCAATATTAATTTTTGCTACTCTTGGAGTTCTGATTTCTACTTTTGTAGTAGGTTTTTTAATGTTCTATGTTTTTGCTTTTTTTGGCTACGAGATTGATTTAATTTATTGTTTGCTATTTGGGGCTTTAATTTCACCCACAGATCCTATAGCTGTTTTAGCTTTACTATCTGATGCAAAAGTGTCCAAAAAATTGGAAATTAAAATTGCGGGTGAATCATTATTCAATGATGGTATAGGTGTTGTTACTTTTTTAACAATTTTGGGCTTGGCGCAATCAGGCGTTGAAAATTTCAGCATAGGTAGCACATTAGGTCTATTTGGAGTAGAAGTAGGTGGAGGAATTTTATTAGGTGCTGTTTTTGGTTTCTTTGGTTTAAAGTTGCTAGAAATCATTGATAATGCGCATGTTGAATTAGAGGTGTTAGTCACTTTATCTTTAGTGATGGTATCTTATCGTGCGGCTGAATTTTTACATATTTCAGGCCCACTGGCAGTCGTTGTTTTAGGTTTATTTCTAAGTAAGGAAGGTCATTCTGCCGAAACTGAAAAAGCTACAGGAGATTATGTTTACAAATTCTGGCACTTAGTAGATGAAGCACTTAATGCAATTTTGTTTATATTAATAGGGCTTGAAATCATTGTCATATCTAAAGAGTACCATCCTGATTATTTCTTAATTGGATTGTGCGCTATTGTGGTTGTATTATTTGCACGCTTAGTCGGAGTGGGAATTCCCGTTAAGATCATGGAGCGGCTCAGGTCTTTCGAGAAAAATACCTTAGCCATTCTCACCTGGGGTGGTTTACGTGGAGGTATCTCAGTGGCATTGGCCTTATCAATACCAGATGATTTTGAAGCAAAAAATATAATTCTTTCGGCAACTTATTCTGTAGTAGTGTTCTCAATTCTTGTACAAGGATTAACGATTAAGAAATTAGTACCCAAGAAATAA
- a CDS encoding pentapeptide repeat-containing protein, with translation MEKIITEETFTNKDFSRDGIEIAEYEVCLFKNCNFQNCDLSSLKFMDCVFEDCNLSSVKMNNTSLQTVEFRDCKILGVHFDDCNTFGLSLSFEGCQLNHSVFFQLQIPKTKFIDSKLIEVDFAECDLRDSQFQHSDLSGAIFENCDLQKADFRNANNYSFDPEMNKLKNAKFTLDGLPGLLGKYKIKVEH, from the coding sequence GTGGAAAAAATTATAACAGAAGAGACCTTTACCAACAAAGATTTTTCTAGAGATGGAATTGAAATTGCTGAATACGAAGTTTGTCTATTCAAAAATTGTAATTTTCAAAACTGCGACCTTTCAAGCTTAAAGTTTATGGATTGTGTATTTGAAGATTGTAATTTAAGTTCAGTGAAAATGAATAATACGTCTTTACAAACCGTTGAATTTAGAGACTGCAAAATATTAGGAGTTCATTTTGATGATTGTAATACTTTTGGATTATCCTTGAGTTTTGAAGGCTGCCAACTTAATCATTCTGTGTTTTTTCAACTTCAAATACCTAAAACTAAATTTATCGATTCAAAACTTATTGAAGTGGATTTTGCAGAATGTGACCTCCGTGATTCACAATTTCAACATTCAGATTTATCAGGAGCAATCTTTGAAAATTGTGATTTACAAAAAGCAGATTTCAGAAATGCCAATAATTACAGTTTTGATCCAGAAATGAATAAACTAAAGAATGCAAAATTTACTTTGGATGGACTTCCTGGTCTTTTAGGTAAGTATAAAATAAAAGTAGAGCATTAA
- a CDS encoding YeeE/YedE family protein — MSQLLDWISQPWPWYVAGPLIAMVMFSMLFFGKSFGLSANLRTMCSILGAGKSCDFFDFNWRDQMWNLVFAAGLVLGGLISYLYLGYEPAANISETTITELKAFGIENPGENVVPTEIFNWENLLSVQGIIFMVLGGFLVGFGTRYAGGCTSGHAISGLSDLQPASLLAVVGFFIGGLVMTYFILPHLLVM, encoded by the coding sequence ATGAGTCAATTATTAGATTGGATAAGTCAACCATGGCCTTGGTATGTAGCAGGTCCTTTGATCGCAATGGTTATGTTCTCCATGTTGTTTTTTGGAAAATCATTCGGGCTTTCAGCCAATTTAAGAACGATGTGCTCCATTTTGGGTGCTGGGAAATCTTGCGATTTTTTTGATTTTAATTGGAGAGACCAAATGTGGAATTTGGTTTTTGCTGCAGGCTTAGTTTTAGGTGGATTAATTTCCTATTTATATTTAGGTTATGAACCCGCTGCCAATATTTCTGAAACTACTATTACTGAATTAAAAGCTTTTGGAATTGAAAATCCAGGTGAGAATGTAGTGCCTACTGAAATTTTTAATTGGGAAAACTTACTATCTGTACAAGGCATCATTTTTATGGTCTTGGGTGGTTTTTTGGTAGGTTTTGGAACTCGATATGCCGGTGGATGTACTTCAGGCCATGCCATTTCTGGCTTGAGTGATTTGCAACCAGCGTCACTTTTAGCAGTAGTAGGCTTCTTTATTGGAGGGCTAGTGATGACCTACTTTATTTTACCACATTTATTAGTAATGTGA
- a CDS encoding YeeE/YedE family protein, translating into MKFLRYLLIGTVFGITLAKAEVISWFRIYEMFKFQSFHMYGVIGSAIVVGIIVIQLIKRKKLKSIDGERIIIAPKQFSWSRYIIGGTIFGLGWAMTGACPGPMFILLGNGVGVILVVIASAVLGTYVYGKIRHKLPH; encoded by the coding sequence ATGAAATTTTTAAGATATTTATTAATAGGGACTGTATTTGGGATTACGCTCGCAAAAGCGGAAGTGATTTCATGGTTTAGAATTTACGAAATGTTCAAGTTCCAATCGTTCCATATGTATGGCGTGATTGGCTCAGCTATAGTAGTGGGAATTATTGTCATTCAGCTAATTAAAAGGAAAAAGCTAAAATCAATAGATGGTGAGAGAATTATCATTGCTCCAAAGCAATTTAGTTGGTCAAGATATATAATCGGTGGTACAATATTCGGTTTAGGCTGGGCTATGACAGGCGCTTGCCCTGGGCCTATGTTCATTTTATTAGGTAATGGTGTAGGTGTAATCTTAGTGGTGATAGCATCTGCTGTTTTAGGAACTTACGTTTATGGTAAAATAAGGCATAAATTACCCCACTAA
- a CDS encoding c-type cytochrome: MTTAILSVILAIVSILFIAVIFIDEAPQWLGVSSKTDQLWHLPNIETDLPDGKKGKQVKFGYLLATESPKWMGPQVINKDKRLYSGNNLTCQNCHLEAGTKAGSGSWVGVTNRFPQFRGRENKIGTIEERINGCMERSMNGKALPEDSEQMEALVAYMEWLSEDVPEDTASWYKGFISVKIPAVKADTIFGKQVYINECQVCHGENGQGTKLADERKGYQYPPLWGDDSFNHGAGMHRVLTAAQFIKANMPHLIATKENPKLTDEEAFHVAAYINSFNRPQKAETEKDFPDLKLKPVSTAYGPWDDPFPAEQHKFGPFQPIVQYYDSVYQIKKTK, encoded by the coding sequence ATGACAACGGCAATATTGTCAGTCATTTTGGCTATTGTATCAATACTTTTCATTGCGGTTATTTTTATAGATGAAGCCCCGCAATGGTTGGGGGTTTCATCAAAAACTGATCAGTTATGGCATTTGCCTAATATTGAGACTGATTTACCAGATGGTAAAAAGGGGAAACAAGTGAAATTTGGTTATTTATTGGCGACCGAATCCCCAAAATGGATGGGGCCTCAAGTCATTAATAAAGATAAAAGGCTCTATTCTGGAAATAATTTGACTTGTCAAAATTGCCATCTGGAAGCTGGTACCAAAGCTGGTTCAGGATCATGGGTAGGAGTAACCAATAGATTTCCGCAGTTTAGAGGCAGGGAAAATAAAATTGGAACTATTGAAGAACGCATCAATGGCTGCATGGAACGAAGTATGAATGGAAAAGCTTTGCCAGAAGATTCAGAGCAAATGGAAGCATTGGTTGCTTATATGGAATGGCTCAGTGAAGATGTTCCTGAAGATACAGCTAGTTGGTATAAAGGATTCATAAGTGTAAAAATTCCTGCAGTAAAAGCGGATACCATTTTCGGGAAACAGGTTTACATTAACGAATGTCAGGTTTGCCATGGCGAAAATGGACAAGGAACTAAGTTGGCAGATGAACGAAAAGGTTACCAATATCCACCACTTTGGGGAGATGATTCCTTCAATCATGGTGCTGGGATGCATAGGGTTTTGACAGCAGCTCAATTTATAAAAGCTAATATGCCTCATCTGATTGCTACTAAAGAAAATCCAAAATTAACGGATGAAGAAGCCTTTCATGTGGCAGCATATATCAATAGTTTTAATAGACCTCAGAAAGCAGAAACGGAAAAGGATTTTCCAGATTTGAAATTAAAGCCTGTTTCAACAGCTTATGGTCCATGGGATGATCCGTTTCCTGCTGAACAGCATAAATTCGGACCATTTCAGCCTATAGTTCAATATTATGATAGTGTTTATCAAATCAAGAAAACCAAATAA